The genomic stretch GTGGTCCATGGATAAGGGAGCAAAAGAGACTGTTGATGTATTCCAGTTAACATAGACGTCCCtgggtaaaaaaaaatagtttgagattgtttataTTTGATAGTGGGTTTAACAGTAATAAACActttaaacaacaaaataaaagcaactTTCACCTGCAAAAATTTCAGCAGCATGTCCTACGCCCCAGTGTAACCACTTAAATATCCACCTTCTGATAAAATAAAGGATTTTacttttttggttattttttaagatATGTGTTCACTTGTTGTGTTGTATAAATACCTTGAAGAGTCTGGAGCTGGTCTGAAAGCAGCCAATATAGGCTGACAAAAAGCAAGAATCATAACAATACAGCCTAGGTATGGATGAGCACCTGCCCTCTGCACAgaagaaatattaaaaacaatattagGACAACAAACTCAATCTGTCTATGATTCTGACACTGAACTTAATGAAATACTGCCATCTACTGTGTGTAGAATAGATTATTACTTTACAATTCAGTGTCTAACAAGCAGAAGGCACTGCATTTACTTACTGAGCTCCATTTTTGTCTATAGGCGAAAGGAAAAATGAAGCCCACAGTCGTGAGTATCACTGTAAGAGACATCAATGTACGGTGCACCTGTAAATACAAAGCATTTTACAACCCACAACTAgaagttttcttttgcaaaTTTCACTGTagtaaaatgtgcaaaaacaaaaaacgtagaaaaaaaattaaaacaagcaGCAACCACATTTTCAGTGATTTTAATGCAATAGAAACATAATTGTGTATTTAAATTAACCCTCCTACCTGAAACCATATCTTTTGTCCAAATAATATATGTTCTGGCCAGTCAGGTTTAAAAAAGGCAGCCATTAATGTCCCAATGCTTCCTGCTAGCATCCAACCAATCAGCATAAACGCTCCTACATATCCAGAGGCAGTTTTTGTTGACATtcattatatttgaaaataaatgtttattcaaAGTGTATGACATCAGTTGTTTATCAAGTGTATAATCAACATTTTGTCATTCATGCAAGTCACAAAGAAGAGTTTATGAATTTCCTTTAGAAGGATATGAACCTGCAACTTTATGATCTTTAACCATTATTGTAAAACATCGTAATAACAGCTAAACACTTACCATGATATTTCATGAGCAGTGGGGATCTAGAGCCTGTCAGTATCTGAGGAGAGCCAATAATGAGCTGACGATGAGATGATATCAGTGGCTGCCGCTTGTGCCTATGGATCATACCTGAAACATAGCATTAATGAAATCAAGAACAGGCATCAATTTCTATCACACCATAAAGATTGTTTATTTAGGCATTTGTCAGTCACTTAAAATCTGCAACACAGATTTtgtggttaaaaataaaaaaattggtcCATGACAACTCCTGTGCACGTAGTGACCCTTTACTGctgttgtaaaataaatgacagGAAAGCAGAACTGATGGCTCAGGTAATTACAGACACTTGTAAAAGAGTACGGTCAGAATTCTGGATCTGTGTAATCTGCAAGACAATCTGTATGGAGGTCATAAAACCTGTTAAAGGGCAGCACTGTATCGGATGTACAACATAATCATTTGGAAAATAAAACAGGTTTCAAGATTAAGCGAGACATTTCTTTTGGAAAATGCTATTACAACCGGAAAGACAACTTATATTTCATGCTGTAAATCTAACATAAAAGGGAAATAGCCAAATCTCAAGTTAAAAAATGTGAGCACATAAAGTGATAAAAAGGAAAATTTTAAATAGCTATATGATGACATCATCTCTATGTTAGTGCTCTACATTTTGTTTATTGCACTCTGTGACAGAAAGAAAATTTAACTACCCTATACTGTCAAAAGAGATTGATGCAACAGTAAAGCTCACCATATTCTGCATTGCCGTGTGCAAGGAACAGATAATAACTGTGATTAAGACTGAATCGAACCAGGTCCTGAGGAGTGTAAATGGCCCTAGAGAATTTGCACTGAATCACCCCATCAGAAACTCTCCAGCTTACATCTGTCAGCACAgactaaaaacaaaataagaatCGTGCTGATTAAGTTATTGACATAAATACACTGCATAAAATGTATCATCTTTCTGAGAGGccatgatgttatcatgataatAAATCAAACACTATGTTTTTATGGTTTAATTGATGTTGTGACATTTTGGCATTCTCTTTCAAAAGCATCTGTCAACATAATATAATTTGATTTCATGACCAAACACAAAATCATCAAGTGGTCTCTCACCTTAGATGCCACATCTGGATGGCTTCTGCCTGTTGTGTATGCTGCATCCACGCTTACATGACCCCCATCATTTATGCACAAGTATGTATCATCATCTCCCTAGCATGAAATCAAGTGTTACATGAATCTGCTACATTTAATGTCAATTCATAATGCACTGTGAACAAATGTAGGTTTAATGTATATTTAACTCTAACATTAAAGTATGAAATCTTTTACTCACACTTGTGtcacaaaaaatgttgttttgtgatgcttACCATCCATTCATCTTTGGAGAGAGCAAAGGATACATATCCTGTGGCTGGGCCACTAAGCTCAAACAGAACTGCCTGGTCCACAGTAGAATAGGAAAGGAAGAAGCAGTTTGTGTCCTCAGATGGGTTACAGCCTACAGGGTCAATGAGACAAGATTTTGACCTCCCACATCCCTCGGAGGTAAACTGTAAGAGAGAGGTGCATGCTTGGGCACCAAAAATGACCAATTCATTCACAATAATGTTCACAATAAAGCATCACAACAGTTTCCTTCTTGAAACTTTAAATAGGTTTATGTCCCAGATATGTTTATCTCAATTTTGGCACATACTGGCTGAGGAAGTATAGAGGTGGTTCCTGTTGGAGTGTCTGTAGACATGCCAGAGGTGGTAGATTGAGGTGGGACAGTCACTTCACTTTGAGAAATGACTGGACCAGGAAGTTTAACCCAAAAAATCTTGTAGTGGGCAATCACCGTTGCACTAAATAAAAAGTTTGAACGGATGTTATTGTGCAATGTTATCACAAACATTGTCTGATAAGAGTCAATATGTCTCCAGTGAGCTGTTAATGAGTACCGCTGATATTGAGAGAATGGGTCAGAGCAGAAACACTTACAGAAACTGGACATTGGGAGGAGCTGTGGGAGGGGCATTCCAGATCACCTGAATTTCTGTCTGTTTAGCATCACTGGTGTGACTGACAGCAGAACCCTTTCAAATACATCCGAAAAACAAAAAAGCTGATACTTGCTTTAACACAATGTACATCGCATGAGATACTTTTAAATAATGCTCCCTGAATAATATGGAAATTTTGGGTATCTGTATCTGTACCTCTATGTTGCTGCATTTCAAAAGCTGAGATATTTTGGGATCAACCAATGTAAATGAGCCAACAGCTGATCCA from Paramisgurnus dabryanus chromosome 6, PD_genome_1.1, whole genome shotgun sequence encodes the following:
- the frrs1a gene encoding putative ferric-chelate reductase 1, with the protein product MGNLRTGLAILGTLCLTIISGYKNGKVEKACDSMMPDHHSYPNTTAGPYTLTVSVSKFRPGDQIKVTLSGHEHFQGFLLQARDATNPDGSAVGSFTLVDPKISQLLKCSNIEGSAVSHTSDAKQTEIQVIWNAPPTAPPNVQFLATVIAHYKIFWVKLPGPVISQSEVTVPPQSTTSGMSTDTPTGTTSILPQPFTSEGCGRSKSCLIDPVGCNPSEDTNCFFLSYSTVDQAVLFELSGPATGYVSFALSKDEWMGDDDTYLCINDGGHVSVDAAYTTGRSHPDVASKSVLTDVSWRVSDGVIQCKFSRAIYTPQDLVRFSLNHSYYLFLAHGNAEYGMIHRHKRQPLISSHRQLIIGSPQILTGSRSPLLMKYHGAFMLIGWMLAGSIGTLMAAFFKPDWPEHILFGQKIWFQVHRTLMSLTVILTTVGFIFPFAYRQKWSSRAGAHPYLGCIVMILAFCQPILAAFRPAPDSSRRWIFKWLHWGVGHAAEIFAGTSMLTGIHQQSLLLPYPWTTGVLASFVVWTILLKIVLKLHKHSIIRKGSKNEDESPVLPDSSRSVNWDTKFRVAILALFVLGNSVFCIALLNSIAQT